The Scyliorhinus canicula chromosome 11, sScyCan1.1, whole genome shotgun sequence genome contains a region encoding:
- the LOC119973261 gene encoding electron transfer flavoprotein regulatory factor 1-like has protein sequence MANHLRSEVIKLYKNLLYLGKEYPKGEDYFKDRLKKAFIKNKDVTDPEQIKALIARGQFVIKELEALYYLRKYRAMKQRYYDDKNE, from the exons ATGGCAAATCATTTAAGAAGTGAAGTAATAAAACTGTATAAAAAT TTGCTGTATCTTGGCAAGGAATATCCAAAAGGAGAAGACTACTTCAAAGATCGTCTTAAAAAGGCTTTCATTAAAAATAAAGATGTTACAGATCCTGAGCAAATCAAGGCATTAATAGCTCGGGGACAGTTTGTGATAAAGGAACTGGAGGCATTGTATTATCTTAGGAAATACAGAGCTATGAAGCAACGTTATTACGATGACAAAAATGAATGA